Within the Burkholderia ubonensis genome, the region GGACACCGCGGACTGGAGCCAGCTCGCGCGCGTGCGCGGCGGCAATCCGCTGCTGTTCCCGTTTCTCGGCCGGCACCGCGTCGACGGCGAACTCGGCCGCTGGCGCGACGCGTCGGGCGTGGTCCGCGACCTGCCGATGCACGGCTTCGCGCGTGACCTGCCGTTCGCGGCGCAGCCGTCCGCCGACGGCACGGCGCTCGCGATGACGCTCGACGCGAACGACGCGCTCAAGGCGGGCTACCCGTTCGACTTCCGTTTCGAAGCGACCTACCGCCTCGTCGATTCGCACACGCTCGACGTCGCGCTGACGACGACCAACCGCGGCGACGCGCCGCTGCCGTACTACGCGGGCCATCACTTCTACTTCGCGCTGCCGCACGCGGAGCGCGCCCAGACGACGCTCGAACTGCCGCCGACGCAACGCCGCATGCAACTGGCCGACGGCTCGATCAGCGCGGCGGAGCCGGGCCAATCGTCCTACAGCCTCGGAGATCCGGAGATCCTCGACCGCTTCCACTGCCTCGACGGCGCGCCGTCCGTCCCCGTGCGGATCGTGATGCCGGGCCGCCGCCGCACGATCGAGATCGCGCTCGACGTGCCGGGCTCGATCCCGTGGTACGCGGTCACGACCTGGACGGAGAAGCCGGAATCGGACTTCTACTGTGTCGAGCCGTGGCTCGGCCTGCCCGACGCCATCCACAACGGGCTCGGGCTGCGCATGCTCGCGCCCGGCGCGACCGAAACGGCCACGCTGCGCATTCGCGTGCTGCCGCACGCCGGCTGACATCGCCGGCGCCGGGCCGGCCATGCCGGCCGACTACGGCCAGAAACTGCGGCGGGCCGATCGAACCCGTTAAAATCTGACGTTTTGTGTCACCTGCCGCGCCCGCGCGCGGCAGGGTTTTGCGAGGTTCAATGTTCGGAACAACCACGAAGCGATTCATCGCGGCGTCGTTCGCCGCCCTGCTCGCCGCCTGCGGCTCCGCGCCGGTCGGCCCCGGGTTCTACCGCGTCGAGCGCGGCGACACGCTCTACAAGATCGCGCGCGACAACCGCCAGTCGGTGCAAAGCATCGCGCGCTGGAACCAGATCTCGAACCCGGATGCGATCGAAGTCGGCCAGGTGTTGCGCGTCGCGCCGCCGCCCGGCACGACGACCGCGACAACGTCGTCGGCGAGCGTCGGCACCGGCAGCGCGGGACGCAGCCGCCCGGCGCCGTCCGCACCGGTCCAATCGCCCGTGAAGCCGGCCACCAGCATCGCGCTGATCTGGCCGGCCGCCGGCAACGTGGTGCGCACCTTCGACGGCGCGAAGTCCAAGGGAATCGACATCGCCAACTCGGCGGGCACGGCGGTGAACGCGGCGGCGCCGGGTGTCGTCGTCTACGCGGGGAACGGGCTGCGCGGCTACGGCAACCTGATCATCCTCAAGCACAACGCGGATTACCTGACCGCGTACGCGCACAATCGCGCACTGCTCGTGAAGGAAGGCCAGTCGGTGACGCAAGGGCAGACGATCGCCGAGATGGGCAACACCGACAGCGATCGCGTCGCGCTGCATTTCGAACTGCGCTACGGCGGCCGTTCGATCGACCCCGCACGCTACCTGCCCGCGCGCTGAACGCGCGGGCCGCCGACGGACGACATGAGATGCCGGCATGCATCGCATGTCGTCGCGAGGGCAATCCGAAAGGTTGTGTCAGCGCTTGCGCAGACGACCGATGAAACGGCCGGACAACGGATCGACACGGCTCGCAAACATCACCAGCGCCCCGATTCCGATCAGGCTGAACCCCGCAGCTATCAGAAGCATATCCTTGGTCACATCACTGTTTTGTCGTGATCTTATGCGTCATTGAGAAATCGTGCACTGAACTGCCCCGTCGCACGAGTCCGAACATTCCCTATCCACAGTCGCCATTGTGGTTTCGGTCGCGTGAATCAATGATGTAAGCGCGCCGACGGTTGCTTCGGCAGACCTCGACGCGACCCGCGATACCGCGTGCAGCCGACCGCCCAAAAAGGCCGCTCAGCCACTTCAGCACGAGGGTTCCAGCCGCGCCGCGATTGCCGCGTGAGCGACGGCGGACGGCTCGCGCCGACTCAACAAACATCCCACGGCAACGTGACACGCACCGCGCTCGGCGAACTGAGGAAGGTTTCTAACCGTCGCGCGAACGGCTCCGTGCGCGCCGTGCGCTTCGTCGGCCGCGACGACGAAGCAATCGCGACCGGCGGTTACCGCATCGGCCCGCGGTCATGGTCGGCGTGCCCCAGGGCGGGACAGCTACCGACATCGTGAAGGCGTTCATCGCGCCGCCGAACCCCGGCGATGTTGGCGA harbors:
- a CDS encoding aldose epimerase gives rise to the protein MPIFQQHEIHELHAGNSLVRIAPQFGGRLLSWHVDGEPVIFWPDTADWSQLARVRGGNPLLFPFLGRHRVDGELGRWRDASGVVRDLPMHGFARDLPFAAQPSADGTALAMTLDANDALKAGYPFDFRFEATYRLVDSHTLDVALTTTNRGDAPLPYYAGHHFYFALPHAERAQTTLELPPTQRRMQLADGSISAAEPGQSSYSLGDPEILDRFHCLDGAPSVPVRIVMPGRRRTIEIALDVPGSIPWYAVTTWTEKPESDFYCVEPWLGLPDAIHNGLGLRMLAPGATETATLRIRVLPHAG
- a CDS encoding peptidoglycan DD-metalloendopeptidase family protein, whose amino-acid sequence is MFGTTTKRFIAASFAALLAACGSAPVGPGFYRVERGDTLYKIARDNRQSVQSIARWNQISNPDAIEVGQVLRVAPPPGTTTATTSSASVGTGSAGRSRPAPSAPVQSPVKPATSIALIWPAAGNVVRTFDGAKSKGIDIANSAGTAVNAAAPGVVVYAGNGLRGYGNLIILKHNADYLTAYAHNRALLVKEGQSVTQGQTIAEMGNTDSDRVALHFELRYGGRSIDPARYLPAR